The Polyangiaceae bacterium genomic sequence CGCTCGGGCTGCGCGTCGGGCTTGTCGCACTTGTTGATGGCGACGACGATGGGAACGTGGGCAGCCTTCGAGTGATTGATGGCTTCCACGGTCTGCGGCATCACGCCGTCGTCGGCAGCCACCACTAGGATCACGACGTCCGTCGTTTGCGCCCCGCGAGCGCGCATGGCGGTGAAGGCTTCGTGGCCGGGAGTATCGAGGAACGTCAACTTCCCAGACTTGGTGTCCACGGAGTAGGCACCGATGTGCTGGGTGATGCCGCCCGCTTCACCGGCCACCACGTTCGCCTTGCGAATGCGGTCCAGCAAGCTGGTCTTGCCGTGGTCGACGTGACCCATGACGGTGACGACCGGGGGACGCGGCGGTGCGCTGTCGTCCTCCGCTTCCGTCTCCAAGCCCTGTGCCGAGAGCAACGCGTCCTCTTCGCTCACAGCCACGTCTTCGACTTCCCAGCCGAACTCGTTGGCGACGATCTTGCTGGTTTCGGCGTCGAGGGTGCTGTTGATGTTCACGCCGGTCATGCCGAGCCGGATGAGCTTCATCAGCACGTCCGTGGCCTTGATGCTCATGCGCTGGGCCAGGGTCTGCAGCGCGATCGTTTCCTCGATCTTGACGACCTTCTTGTGAGCCGACCGCTCTTGGGTCACGGGTTGCCCCGCGCCCTTGGCACGCCCCAGGGAGCCGAGGCCGCGATGACGCATGCCGCGCCCTCCCATGCGGCCACCGACCATGGGCGGACGGCCGCCGCGGCCTCCGAGATTGCCTCCAGCCTTGGCGTCGTACTGCACGCGTCGCGGCGTGGGTGCACCGCGTGGAGCCTGTGGCATGGGGACGCCGGGACGGCCTTCCCACACTTCCACGCCGGTCTTCGGCGGACTGGACGGACGCGGCGCTGGCACTTCGCGCTCGGGGACTTCGGGCTTCGGTTGCACGACAGGCGGCGGAGGCGGGGGCTCCGGCGGTGCGGGCGGCTCCTCGACCACAGGCGGTGGCGGCGCTGCTTCCACGGGCGGAGGAGCCGGGGGCTCCGGCTTCGCGGGCGGCGGCGCCTCGGCCGGCTCGGGCGGAGGCGGCGCAGCTTCCACCACCGACGGAGGTGGCGGCTCGGGCGGTGGCGGAGGCTTGGCGGGTGCGGGCCGTTCCACCACCGGCGGCGGTGCCACGGCGGAAGCGGGAGTCGGGGGCGCCGCCTCAGCACGCTCCTCGGCCTTCGGCTTCTTCACCGCTCGGCGCTTGACCACCGTCGGCCGAATGCGTTCCTCGACCACCTTCTGTGCCGTTTGCTTCTCCAGGTGACGCTTCACGCGCTCGACCTGTTCGGGGGCAACGGCACTCATGTGGTTGCGCACCTCGGTCACGCCAACGGACTGGAACAGCGCAACGAGCGCCTTGTTCTCCATGCCCAAATCACGGGCGACCTCGTACACACGCACTTTGCTCATCCGTCCTCCTTGACGCGAGACGCCGACTTCGGGGTCTCGGGCTTCGGAATCATCAACACGTCCAACGTCTCAATCAGCGCTCGCCCCAGCCCGGCATCGAGCACGGCGACGACCGCTACTTCACTCTTGTCGAACCAGCGCCCGAGGTTCGCCTTGTCACTGAACACTCGGGCTCTACCGGCACTCACCGCGCGCTGCACCCCTGGCGCGCTCGCGGCGGCGCGCGCGTCGCTCGCCACGATTACCAACACAGCGCGATCCTGCTCCAGGGCGCGCTCTACTTCGTCGGTCCCGACTACCAGCTGCTTCGCGCGACGCGCCGCCAGCAGCAGCCCCGTGGCCCGTCGTTCTGCCTGTCCCAAGAGCGCCGCATGCAGCTCCTGGGCCGACGTGGTGACGGCGCAGCGGAACGCTTTCGAGAGGCCCCGCTTCGCCGCTGCGTCCAGGCACGCGGCCGCGGGATGCACCCAGGCCCCGCGACCCACGGCGCGGCGCAAAAGATCGGGCGCCACTTCGCCACCGGGCCCCAACACCAGGCGCAGCATGGCCGACGCGGGTCCTGCCTCGCGGCAACCCACACACGTCCGCTCCGGGGAGCGGCTCACGGCTCGCTGTGTGCTCACTGCCAACAACCCGATCACTCCTCTGCGTTGACCTCCGCAGTACCCTCGGCCCCTGTGGCCTCGGGCTGCGTTGCATTTCGCGATGCCCACTCCGAACGGGCAACCTCGATCTCACGAGCCTCGCGTTCCAAGAAGTAGCCGGCGCCTTGCTGCACCTGGCGAGCCTTCTTGATACCGAGTCCCGTGCGAATGGCGAGCCGGTCGGGATCTTCCTTCACCAGCTCCAGCACCGTCTTGTAACCAGCCTCCTCCAACAGCTGGAGCGTGCGCAGACCCACGCCGCGCACGAAACGTAGCTTCTCGCGCTCCGTCAGGGGCTCGGCCCGCTGCGATGCCTCGTCGATGCGCTGCTTGCGCAGGCGCTCCATCGTGCTTTCGGCGCGGCCCTTCAAGTCCACGGCCGCTTCTGGTGTGCCGACACCCTGGATGGGCACCAGCTCCTCCACCGTAGCTTCCGCGATTTCTTCCAGCGCGCGGAAACCCAAGCGATACATGGCCCGCGCCAGGTCTTCGTCCACACCGTCGATGTCCTTGAGCGCCGCTAGGGACTCCTCCTCCATCTGGCGGAACTTGCTCTCGCTGATGATGTCCAGCTTCCAGCCGGTGAGGTGCGACGCCAGACGCACGTTCTGGCCCTTGCGGCCGATGGCGAGGCTCAACTTCTCGTCGGGCACGACCAGCTCCATGCGATGGTCGGCTTCGTCCACGATGACCTTGTTCACTTCCGCAGGCTGAATCGCGTTGATGATGTAGCGCGCCGGGTCCTTGTCGAAGGGCACGATGTCGATCTTCTCGCCTCGCAGCTCTTGCACCACGGCTTGCACGCGAGAGCCCTTGATGCCCACGCATGCGCCCACCGGGTCGACATCCGAGTCCCGCGTCGTCACTGCAATCTTGCTGCGAGAACCCGCCTCGCGCGCCACGCTGACGATCTTGACGATGCCCTCGTAGATCTCCGGGACTTCAGCCTCGAACAGCTTCACCACCAGGTCGGGCGCGCTGCGGCTCAGAATGATCATCGGTCCGCGGGCCTCGCGGTCGATGTTCTTCACGTAGGCCACGATGCGATCCCCCGGACGGTAGGTCTCGCGCGGCGTCTGCTCGCGATGGGGCAGCACGCCCTCGGTGCGCCCCAAGTCGACGATGATGTTGTGACCGCGCTCGAAGCGGCGCACGATGCCGCGGATCAGCTGCCCTTGGCGATCGCGGTACTCGTTGAAGATGATGTCACGCTCCGCGTCGCGAACGCGCTGCAATAGCACCTGCTTGGCGGTCTGGGCAGCGATGCGCCCAAAGGCGTTGCGCGCCTGGCGCATGTCGAGCACGGCGCCGAACTCTTTGTCCTGCTGCTTCGCCTTGTCCGCGTCCTTCGGGTGCCAAAACACCTGGAAGCCCAGCTCCTCACCGATGTCCGCCTCCAAGCCGTGCTTCTGGGCGATGGACAGTGCAATCTCTCGCTCGGGATCGTCCACCTCTTCCACCACCGTCATGTACTGAAACAAGTCGATCTGACCACTTTCGTCGTTGAAGCGCGCTTCGAGCTCGCGGTTCGGTCCAAACGCGGCCTGGGCGGCCTTGAGAATCGCCGCCTCCATGGTCTCGACGAGGATTTGCTTGTCGATGCCCTTCTCTTGGGCGACCTGTTCGACAATTCCCCCGAGATCGACGTCGTAGCCTGCTTGCGCTGCCATGCTCTCGCTCCGTTTACGACCGGGTCACTTGCCCCGGCCAGCTGATTTCCTTCGGGCCTTGCCGCCCTTGGGTTTGTGCGTTTTGGGCGTGCCTTTGCTCCAGGCAAATTCCAGACGCCCGCTTTCGATGGCCTCCAGCGCCAAGCTGAGAAGACCAGACTCCGTTTCCACCTGCACCTGCCCGCCCTCGTCCAAGCCGTGCAGGGTGCCGCGCAACACTCGACCGTGAGTATCCAGGGGCTCACGCAGCTTGAGCTTCGCCAACTGTCCAGCGAACCGCTCGTAGTCGCGCGCTGAGTACAGCGCGCGATCCAGCCCCGGCGAGCCGACCTCGAGGCGGTATCGCGCGGGGATCACGTCTTCCGCATCGAACGCAGCGGACAGGTCTCGGGAGATGTCGGAGCAGACGTCGATGGTGATGCCTTCACCCGGCACACGGGTGTCGGGACGTTCCACGGTCAGCTCGAGGACCCAACCTCCCTGATCGGTTCGCCAGATCAACTCGACGCCCTCGACGTGATGCGCGCGCAGCACGGGCTCGACGATCGCCATGATGCGATCGCGGTCGAGTCCTTTGAGTCTTTCGTGTGCTACGTGCATGTTTCCCGTATCGCCGCTGGGAGCCGACGAGCGCACCAGTGGCGCGCGACAGCGAGAGTGAAAGTGCCGAAGGCAAAAAAAAACGGACCCGTTTGCGGGGGCCCGTTGGGGATCCACCCAAGTTGTCGGGGCGCAGCTTAGCCAAAGGATCTTGGCTTCGCAAGGCCGCCCCAACTTCGGCGAAAAGAGGCGCGGTCGCGAGCCCCGATCTTCCGAAATAGCTCAATTGTTACAAGTGGTTACGCGCAAGATCAGGCCAGGTTCGGCAGGGTGACCAGATCCACGTGCAAAACCTCGTCGGAAAACGCCATGATTTCCCGCAGGCAAGCTTCGCTAGGGCGAGTGTCGGTGCGGATCTTGGCGCAACCAGCGTGCCCGCCCTCGAACACGGTGTTTTCCAGCTCCTGGAGGTTGATGCCGTGGCGTTTGAGCACGTTGAGCACGTTCGCCAGCGCCCCGACCTTGTCCAGGTGACGAACCACGAGCTGGTAGCGAGCGCTGGTCGCCATGCTGATGTTGATCACGTTGGGCACGTCACCCTTGACGATGAACCCGCGCAGGATGCGGACGGTCTCGTTGGCGATGGCCACCTGTCCCTCGTCCGTGGAGGCTCCGATGTGGGGCGACGCGTACACGAAGGTGTTGTCGAGCAGGCTATTGGCATACACGCCGATGCGCGTGCCCGGTTCCTTGGGCAGTACGTCGAGACCAATGCGCAGCTTCTTCTTCGGTGCCAGCTCTTCGAGAGCCGTCCAGTCGACCAACTCCGCGCGTGCCGTGTTCACGAACAGGGCGCCGTCAGGAAGTGCCTCGATCACCTTGCGAGAAATGATGCCCTGAGTGCGTTCCGTCAGCTCCAAGTGCACCGAGAAAACGTGACTCTGGCGCGCCAGCTCCATCAGGCTGCCGACATAGATGACGTCGTGCTCCGCCGCGCGATGCGGTGTGAGGGACCGACTCCACGCCGCGACGCGCATGTCGTAGGCGCGCGCGATCTTCGCCACGGCTTTGCCCACGTGGCCAAACCCTGCGATGCCGAGGGTCCGGCCCTGAAGCCCCTGCGCTTTGGCGAACTCCTCTTTTTCCCACTTGCCTCCGCGCAGGCTGTTGACCGCGTCGGGTAGTCGCCGATCCAGGCATCCGATCAGCGTCATGGTCAGCTCTGCCACCGCCATCGCGTTCTTGCCTGGGCAGTTCGCGACGTAGATCCCGCGCTCGCTGGCAGTCTTCACGTCGATCTTGCCTGTGCCGGCGCCCGCGCGAATGATCAGGTTGAGCGCACGTCCGGCTTTCATCGCCCGAGCGTCCACCGGAGTGCCACGAACGATGAGCACGTTCACGTCCTCGAGCGCGCTGGCCAAGGCGTCCGACTCGAGGTCAGGGCGGTACTCGACCTGAACACCCAAGGTCCGCATTTCATCCAGGCTGGCATCCGCCAGCCGATCCGCCACGAGCACCTTCATCGAGGCGGCTTGTATCACGGCTGGCGGCCCGAGCACGAGGGGCGCCAGCGCACCGCGTTTCTCAGGCCGGGACCGCGCGTTTCCCAATGGAAAACCGTCGCGAACCGAGCAGGATCTCGGGCTCGCCCTCCGGCCCGGGCTCCAGCAGGGGCATCAGGGCCGTCTGCGCCTGCGGTCGAAATCGCGCCTCGAACCGTCCCTGCTTGACCCGCACGAACACCGCATCCCCCTGGCCCACGCTGAGACTCTCGGCGTCCAGAGGCTCCTCGCTGCCATCGGAAAGAAGCAGCGTCGCGCCTTCCCCGTCGAG encodes the following:
- the infB gene encoding translation initiation factor IF-2; amino-acid sequence: MSKVRVYEVARDLGMENKALVALFQSVGVTEVRNHMSAVAPEQVERVKRHLEKQTAQKVVEERIRPTVVKRRAVKKPKAEERAEAAPPTPASAVAPPPVVERPAPAKPPPPPEPPPPSVVEAAPPPPEPAEAPPPAKPEPPAPPPVEAAPPPPVVEEPPAPPEPPPPPPVVQPKPEVPEREVPAPRPSSPPKTGVEVWEGRPGVPMPQAPRGAPTPRRVQYDAKAGGNLGGRGGRPPMVGGRMGGRGMRHRGLGSLGRAKGAGQPVTQERSAHKKVVKIEETIALQTLAQRMSIKATDVLMKLIRLGMTGVNINSTLDAETSKIVANEFGWEVEDVAVSEEDALLSAQGLETEAEDDSAPPRPPVVTVMGHVDHGKTSLLDRIRKANVVAGEAGGITQHIGAYSVDTKSGKLTFLDTPGHEAFTAMRARGAQTTDVVILVVAADDGVMPQTVEAINHSKAAHVPIVVAINKCDKPDAQPERVRRELSEHGLVPEEWGGDTLFCEVSAHTGDGVDSLLEQVALQSEVLELKAPADKPAIGVVVEAELDRGKGPVATILVQEGTLNRGDVILAGSAFGKVRAMHDDRGRNVASAGPSMPVSIIGLSDVPAAGDPVHAITDLKKAQEIADQRKTKERRSLLPSTTKISLEELARAMSESEQLELKVIVKADVQGSVEALAEALTKLTTQKVKVSVVHAAVGAITEGDVNLAVAAKGIIIGFNVRPAGKATSLAQKEGIEIRQYNVIYHVVDDVKAAMEGLLAPQLVEKELGKAEVRQTFRISKAGTIAGCMVVSGLVKRSATARLVRDSTVVWTGKVSNLKRFKDDAREVKEGLECGISLDGYNDVKDGDFIEFFEVEEVKQTL
- a CDS encoding DUF448 domain-containing protein; the protein is MSRSPERTCVGCREAGPASAMLRLVLGPGGEVAPDLLRRAVGRGAWVHPAAACLDAAAKRGLSKAFRCAVTTSAQELHAALLGQAERRATGLLLAARRAKQLVVGTDEVERALEQDRAVLVIVASDARAAASAPGVQRAVSAGRARVFSDKANLGRWFDKSEVAVVAVLDAGLGRALIETLDVLMIPKPETPKSASRVKEDG
- the nusA gene encoding transcription termination factor NusA; translation: MAAQAGYDVDLGGIVEQVAQEKGIDKQILVETMEAAILKAAQAAFGPNRELEARFNDESGQIDLFQYMTVVEEVDDPEREIALSIAQKHGLEADIGEELGFQVFWHPKDADKAKQQDKEFGAVLDMRQARNAFGRIAAQTAKQVLLQRVRDAERDIIFNEYRDRQGQLIRGIVRRFERGHNIIVDLGRTEGVLPHREQTPRETYRPGDRIVAYVKNIDREARGPMIILSRSAPDLVVKLFEAEVPEIYEGIVKIVSVAREAGSRSKIAVTTRDSDVDPVGACVGIKGSRVQAVVQELRGEKIDIVPFDKDPARYIINAIQPAEVNKVIVDEADHRMELVVPDEKLSLAIGRKGQNVRLASHLTGWKLDIISESKFRQMEEESLAALKDIDGVDEDLARAMYRLGFRALEEIAEATVEELVPIQGVGTPEAAVDLKGRAESTMERLRKQRIDEASQRAEPLTEREKLRFVRGVGLRTLQLLEEAGYKTVLELVKEDPDRLAIRTGLGIKKARQVQQGAGYFLEREAREIEVARSEWASRNATQPEATGAEGTAEVNAEE
- the rimP gene encoding ribosome maturation factor RimP — translated: MHVAHERLKGLDRDRIMAIVEPVLRAHHVEGVELIWRTDQGGWVLELTVERPDTRVPGEGITIDVCSDISRDLSAAFDAEDVIPARYRLEVGSPGLDRALYSARDYERFAGQLAKLKLREPLDTHGRVLRGTLHGLDEGGQVQVETESGLLSLALEAIESGRLEFAWSKGTPKTHKPKGGKARRKSAGRGK
- a CDS encoding NAD(P)-dependent oxidoreductase, with the translated sequence MKVLVADRLADASLDEMRTLGVQVEYRPDLESDALASALEDVNVLIVRGTPVDARAMKAGRALNLIIRAGAGTGKIDVKTASERGIYVANCPGKNAMAVAELTMTLIGCLDRRLPDAVNSLRGGKWEKEEFAKAQGLQGRTLGIAGFGHVGKAVAKIARAYDMRVAAWSRSLTPHRAAEHDVIYVGSLMELARQSHVFSVHLELTERTQGIISRKVIEALPDGALFVNTARAELVDWTALEELAPKKKLRIGLDVLPKEPGTRIGVYANSLLDNTFVYASPHIGASTDEGQVAIANETVRILRGFIVKGDVPNVINISMATSARYQLVVRHLDKVGALANVLNVLKRHGINLQELENTVFEGGHAGCAKIRTDTRPSEACLREIMAFSDEVLHVDLVTLPNLA